The sequence ATAAGACTTCTATGGATAAAGTTTATAGATTATCTTTGAGCAAAGATGTAAAGAAGGAAATAGAGAAGATTAATACTTCAATTATTTTTTCTAATTATTCGAAGAAACCAAAAAGTCTGGAAATGTTAAAATTTATAGAGGAGTGAAAAAAATGAGCGAAATTACTTTGGAAAAAGTTGATCTTGTAAAAGATAGAATGGGTGTAAGTTATGCTGAAGCTAAAGAAGCATTAGAGATGAATGATGGAGATGTTTTAGAAGCTATTATATACTTAGAGAAAAAAATTAATGATGAGCTTACAGAAAAATATGGCGATGCAAATTGTTGGAATGAAGAGAACGAAAACAATAAGTATGAAACAATTGAAGATTTTAAAGTATGGTTAAAGGAATTGATTAATAAAGGTAATGTAAGCAGAGTCAAGATAAGAAAAGATGAAAAAGTTCTAGTAGATATACCTGTTAATGCAGGAATAGCAGCTGGTGTCATTGCAATAGTTATACCTCAATTACTTGCTATAGGTATAATAACTGCCATTGCTACTAAGCTTACAATAGAAATCACTAAGGATGATGGTACTGTAGAGGTAATAAATAAGATGGTAGCAAAAGCTGCTAAGGA comes from Clostridium sp. TW13 and encodes:
- a CDS encoding DUF4342 domain-containing protein, with the protein product MSEITLEKVDLVKDRMGVSYAEAKEALEMNDGDVLEAIIYLEKKINDELTEKYGDANCWNEENENNKYETIEDFKVWLKELINKGNVSRVKIRKDEKVLVDIPVNAGIAAGVIAIVIPQLLAIGIITAIATKLTIEITKDDGTVEVINKMVAKAAKDVSEKTQDVVSNVKAKVSSVKSDLGHHTKNGNTKAESESIYSYTVNFDEEQ